From Lysobacter auxotrophicus, the proteins below share one genomic window:
- a CDS encoding DUF493 family protein: MEIKSDNPEHGFQFPGTFELSAMGSAEKDLETVLPTLLLDAGIEVVQETVNWKLSSNGRYVSVRITFRARSREQYDLAHQVLREHPEVKWTL, encoded by the coding sequence ATGGAAATCAAATCCGACAACCCCGAGCACGGCTTCCAGTTCCCGGGCACGTTCGAGCTGAGCGCCATGGGCTCGGCCGAAAAGGACCTGGAAACCGTCCTGCCGACGCTCCTGCTCGACGCGGGCATCGAAGTGGTGCAGGAAACCGTCAACTGGAAGCTCTCCAGCAACGGCCGCTACGTCTCGGTGCGCATCACCTTCCGCGCCCGGAGCCGCGAGCAGTACGACCTGGCGCACCAGGTGCTGCGCGAACACCCGGAAGTGAAGTGGACGCTCTGA
- the lipB gene encoding lipoyl(octanoyl) transferase LipB — MSEPVVAPEPLRAAPPAQLRDLGRRAYEPVWHAMQAFTDARTADTPDELWLVEHDPVFTLGQAGKDEHVLFPGDIPVIHVDRGGQVTYHGPGQIVLYPLLDLKRLKVGVKEYVHRIEQAMIDTLGDWNLHAERRDGAPGVYVNGAKIGALGIRVRRGCTFHGLAFNIAMDLEPFRRINPCGYQGLQVTSMLDLGGPSGLEPVKPVLIGHVARQFGLTVETAPPPTF; from the coding sequence CTGAGCGAGCCCGTCGTCGCGCCGGAACCGCTTCGCGCCGCGCCGCCGGCGCAGCTGCGCGACCTCGGTCGTCGCGCCTACGAACCGGTCTGGCACGCCATGCAGGCCTTCACCGACGCGCGCACCGCCGACACGCCCGACGAGCTGTGGCTGGTCGAACACGACCCGGTGTTCACCCTCGGCCAGGCGGGCAAGGACGAGCACGTGCTGTTTCCCGGCGACATCCCGGTGATCCACGTCGACCGCGGCGGCCAGGTGACCTACCACGGCCCCGGCCAGATCGTGCTGTACCCGCTGCTCGACCTGAAGCGCCTGAAGGTCGGCGTCAAGGAATACGTGCACCGGATCGAGCAGGCGATGATCGACACGCTCGGCGACTGGAACCTCCACGCCGAACGCCGCGACGGCGCCCCCGGCGTGTACGTGAACGGCGCCAAGATCGGCGCGCTCGGCATCCGCGTTCGCCGCGGCTGCACCTTCCATGGGCTGGCGTTCAACATCGCGATGGACCTGGAGCCGTTCCGCCGCATCAACCCCTGCGGCTACCAGGGGCTGCAGGTGACCTCGATGCTAGACTTGGGCGGCCCTTCCGGGCTGGAGCCGGTCAAACCCGTGCTCATCGGGCACGTCGCCCGCCAGTTCGGACTGACCGTCGAAACGGCGCCGCCGCCGACGTTCTGA
- the lipA gene encoding lipoyl synthase yields MSETASKTIPLSVVSGDAAPSLQPGVKQVAGDKIARSPVQFADAPVLRKPSWIRVRIPSGNSVQQLKSKLRENRLVTVCEEASCPNIHECFSHGTATFMILGEVCTRRCSFCDVAHGRPKPPDASEPLSLATTVADMGLKYVVVTSVDRDDLRDGGAQHFVDCIAAIRQHSPRTRIEILTPDFRGKGRMERALEIMAANPPDVFNHNVETVPDLYRNVRPGADYQWSLTLLKKFKAQHPEVATKSGIMLGLGETMEQVQGTLSDLREHDVDMITIGQYLQPSAHHHPVLRYWTPEEFKALEEYGYALGFTHVASGPLVRSSYHADRSAIEAGVVAAG; encoded by the coding sequence ATGTCCGAGACCGCCTCCAAGACCATCCCGCTTTCGGTCGTGAGCGGCGATGCCGCGCCGTCGCTGCAGCCTGGCGTGAAGCAGGTCGCCGGCGACAAGATCGCGCGCTCGCCCGTGCAGTTCGCCGACGCGCCGGTGCTGCGCAAGCCGTCGTGGATCCGCGTGCGGATTCCCTCGGGCAATTCGGTCCAGCAGCTGAAGTCGAAGCTGCGCGAGAACCGCCTGGTCACGGTGTGCGAGGAAGCCAGCTGCCCGAACATCCACGAGTGCTTCAGCCACGGCACGGCGACCTTCATGATCCTGGGCGAGGTCTGCACGCGTCGCTGCAGCTTCTGCGACGTCGCCCACGGCCGGCCGAAGCCGCCGGATGCGTCCGAGCCGCTGAGCCTGGCGACCACCGTGGCCGACATGGGCCTGAAGTACGTGGTCGTCACCAGCGTCGACCGCGACGACCTGCGCGACGGCGGCGCCCAGCATTTCGTCGACTGCATCGCGGCGATCCGCCAGCACAGCCCGCGCACGCGCATCGAGATCCTGACGCCCGACTTCCGCGGCAAGGGCCGCATGGAACGCGCGCTGGAGATCATGGCGGCCAACCCGCCGGACGTGTTCAACCACAACGTCGAAACCGTGCCGGACCTGTATCGCAACGTCCGTCCGGGCGCCGACTACCAGTGGTCGCTGACGCTGCTGAAGAAGTTCAAGGCGCAGCACCCGGAGGTCGCGACCAAGAGCGGCATCATGCTTGGCCTGGGCGAGACGATGGAGCAGGTGCAGGGCACGCTGAGCGACCTGCGCGAGCACGACGTCGACATGATCACCATCGGCCAGTACCTCCAGCCCAGCGCGCACCACCATCCGGTGCTGCGTTACTGGACGCCGGAGGAGTTCAAGGCGCTGGAGGAGTACGGCTACGCGCTGGGCTTCACCCACGTCGCCTCCGGCCCGCTGGTCCGTTCGTCCTACCACGCCGACCGTTCGGCCATCGAAGCCGGCGTCGTCGCCGCCGGCTGA
- a CDS encoding carboxy terminal-processing peptidase, translated as MKAKTSSASVLVALALASPLALLAQSDSAADKKTSQVELPQHEKPNLIKSMEVTQLPRAATADQTTAAKLVYGLLSDSRYAYRPVALDDTLSADIYKRYLESLDGGKQFFTAQDIAKFDAYKLKFDDAIKSGDLAPAYAIFATYKQRVDQRVGYARNLLKQDMFDFTGTDRYEYDREEAPWATDDAALDALWKASVRNDWLRLKLAGKKPDDIRKTLDKRYANMGKSIAELKGEDVFQTFLNSYANSVDPHTDYFTPKTADNFNVSMSLSLEGIGAVLQKQDDVVAIREIVPGGPAGKSGKLKPGDRVVGVGQGESGAMEDVIGWRIDDVVAKIRGNKGTKVRLDVIPAEAGLDSQPQRLVLVRDKVRLEDQAAKSKVITIPGTNGAPEQRIGVIELPGFYQDFEGRRKNSNDYASATRDVAKLLEELRGKNVDGVVLDLRNNGGGSLNEAIELTGLFIDRGPVVQVRESGGRVSVEGDSDTGIAWEGPLAVLINRGSASASEIFAGAIQDYGRGLVIGETSFGKGTVQNLVDLDRWPANEEARFGQVKLTIAQFFRVSGGSTQNKGVVPDVAFPVSVDASEYGESTYDNALPWTRISAVPHTTYGNFSPLLPKLEALHTARIAGDKEFQWWSDDVAQFREERAKKWVSLNEADRRAERDREETKRKSRQEQRKALGLDLDPLADDYNDDGLAANERDIAKDAEREKLADKRPDPLLRESAAILADAVRLLNNDRQLSAQVLPTATTAGHWAD; from the coding sequence ATGAAAGCCAAGACCAGTTCCGCCTCCGTCCTCGTCGCCCTCGCGCTGGCCTCGCCGCTGGCGCTGCTCGCGCAGTCCGACAGCGCCGCCGACAAGAAGACCTCGCAGGTCGAGCTTCCGCAGCACGAGAAGCCGAACCTGATCAAATCGATGGAGGTCACGCAGCTGCCGCGCGCGGCCACCGCCGACCAGACCACGGCCGCGAAGCTCGTCTACGGCCTGCTCTCCGACAGCCGCTACGCGTACCGTCCGGTCGCGCTGGACGACACGCTCTCGGCCGACATCTACAAGCGCTACCTCGAGTCCCTCGACGGCGGCAAGCAGTTCTTCACCGCGCAGGACATCGCGAAGTTCGATGCCTACAAGTTGAAGTTCGACGACGCGATCAAGAGCGGCGACCTCGCGCCGGCGTACGCGATCTTCGCGACATACAAGCAGCGCGTGGACCAGCGCGTGGGCTACGCGCGCAACCTGCTCAAGCAGGACATGTTCGATTTCACCGGCACCGACCGCTACGAGTACGACCGCGAGGAAGCGCCGTGGGCGACCGACGACGCGGCGCTCGACGCGCTGTGGAAGGCGTCGGTGCGCAACGACTGGCTGCGCCTGAAGCTCGCCGGCAAGAAGCCCGACGACATCCGCAAGACGCTCGACAAGCGCTACGCGAACATGGGCAAGTCCATCGCCGAGCTGAAGGGCGAGGACGTGTTCCAGACCTTCCTCAACAGCTACGCCAACTCGGTCGATCCGCACACCGATTACTTCACGCCCAAGACCGCCGACAACTTCAACGTGTCGATGTCGCTCTCGCTGGAAGGCATCGGCGCGGTGCTGCAGAAGCAGGACGACGTGGTCGCGATCCGCGAGATCGTGCCCGGCGGTCCGGCCGGCAAGTCCGGCAAGCTCAAGCCCGGCGACCGCGTGGTCGGCGTGGGCCAGGGCGAAAGCGGCGCGATGGAGGACGTGATCGGCTGGCGCATCGACGACGTCGTCGCCAAGATCCGCGGCAACAAGGGCACGAAGGTGCGCCTTGACGTGATTCCCGCCGAAGCCGGCCTGGACAGCCAGCCGCAGCGCCTCGTTCTGGTGCGCGACAAGGTGCGCCTGGAAGACCAGGCCGCCAAGTCGAAGGTCATCACCATTCCCGGCACGAACGGCGCGCCCGAGCAGCGCATCGGCGTGATCGAACTGCCCGGTTTCTACCAGGACTTCGAAGGCCGGCGGAAGAACAGCAACGACTACGCCTCGGCCACGCGCGACGTCGCCAAGCTGCTGGAAGAACTGCGCGGCAAGAACGTCGACGGCGTCGTGCTCGACCTGCGCAACAACGGCGGCGGTTCGCTCAACGAAGCCATCGAGCTCACCGGTCTGTTCATCGACCGCGGCCCGGTCGTGCAGGTGCGCGAGTCCGGCGGCCGCGTGAGCGTGGAAGGCGACAGCGACACCGGCATCGCGTGGGAAGGCCCGCTCGCGGTGCTGATCAACCGCGGTTCGGCGTCGGCGTCCGAGATCTTCGCCGGCGCGATCCAGGACTACGGTCGTGGCCTGGTCATCGGCGAGACGAGCTTCGGCAAGGGCACGGTGCAGAACCTGGTCGACCTCGACCGCTGGCCGGCCAACGAGGAAGCGCGCTTCGGCCAGGTGAAGCTGACCATCGCGCAGTTCTTCCGCGTCAGCGGCGGTTCGACGCAGAACAAGGGCGTCGTGCCGGACGTGGCCTTCCCGGTCTCGGTGGACGCGAGCGAGTACGGCGAAAGCACGTACGACAACGCGCTGCCGTGGACGCGCATCTCGGCCGTCCCGCACACGACCTACGGCAACTTCTCGCCGCTGCTGCCCAAGCTCGAGGCGCTGCACACCGCGCGCATCGCCGGCGACAAGGAGTTCCAGTGGTGGAGCGACGACGTCGCGCAGTTCCGCGAGGAGCGTGCGAAGAAGTGGGTCAGCCTCAACGAGGCCGATCGTCGCGCCGAGCGTGACCGCGAGGAAACCAAGCGCAAGTCGCGCCAGGAGCAGCGCAAGGCGCTGGGTCTGGACCTCGATCCGCTGGCCGACGACTACAACGACGATGGTCTGGCCGCGAACGAGCGCGACATCGCCAAGGACGCCGAACGCGAGAAGCTGGCCGACAAGCGCCCCGACCCGCTGCTTCGCGAATCGGCCGCGATCCTCGCCGACGCGGTGCGCCTGCTGAACAACGATCGCCAGCTGTCGGCACAGGTGCTCCCGACGGCGACCACGGCGGGCCACTGGGCGGACTGA
- a CDS encoding methylated-DNA--[protein]-cysteine S-methyltransferase, whose product MDITRQQRASRQLRDKLDHARRLMDEGEPTLADLATSVGLSASHLQRRFAERFGLSPAEYLSQRKLGTLKGALRDGSDVSAALYDAGYGSPSRVYEAGSARLGMTPARYRAGGAGEQIRWSIADTALGQALVAATERGICMIELGEDAAALEAKLHYEFPKAQLDRVDAGCDEFLAPRLRAVADALAGRQAQVPVDLIGTAFQKRVWDALMKIPHGETRSYSQVAEQIGHPKATRAVANACANNHLAIVVPCHRVVRGDGSLGGYRWGLPMKQRVLERERVA is encoded by the coding sequence ATGGACATCACCCGCCAACAGCGCGCTTCCCGCCAGCTACGCGACAAGCTCGATCACGCCCGTCGCCTGATGGACGAAGGCGAGCCCACGCTCGCCGATCTCGCGACCAGCGTCGGGCTGAGCGCGTCGCACCTCCAGCGCCGTTTCGCCGAGCGCTTCGGGCTCAGCCCGGCCGAATACCTCTCACAGCGAAAGCTCGGCACGCTGAAAGGCGCGCTTCGCGACGGCAGCGACGTCAGCGCGGCGTTGTACGACGCCGGCTACGGTTCGCCGTCGCGCGTGTACGAAGCCGGCTCGGCCCGGCTCGGCATGACGCCCGCGCGGTATCGCGCCGGCGGCGCGGGCGAGCAGATCCGCTGGAGCATCGCCGACACGGCGCTCGGCCAGGCGCTCGTGGCCGCGACCGAACGCGGCATCTGCATGATCGAACTCGGCGAAGACGCCGCCGCGCTGGAAGCGAAACTTCATTACGAGTTCCCCAAGGCGCAACTCGACCGCGTCGATGCCGGCTGCGATGAGTTCCTCGCCCCGCGGCTGCGCGCTGTCGCCGATGCGCTCGCCGGCCGGCAGGCGCAGGTACCGGTCGACCTCATCGGCACAGCGTTCCAGAAGCGCGTGTGGGACGCGCTGATGAAGATCCCGCACGGCGAAACGCGCAGCTATTCGCAGGTCGCCGAGCAGATCGGCCATCCAAAGGCCACGCGCGCGGTCGCGAATGCGTGCGCGAACAACCACCTCGCCATCGTCGTGCCGTGCCATCGCGTCGTCCGCGGTGACGGATCGCTGGGCGGTTATCGCTGGGGGCTGCCGATGAAGCAGCGCGTGCTGGAGCGTGAACGCGTGGCGTGA
- a CDS encoding Lrp/AsnC family transcriptional regulator, translated as MPKTPLLLDEFDHRLLELLQRDSAATLTTLGEAVGLSASAVQRRITRYRNHGLMREVAVLDSTLLGTTTLATVLVAMERESAKLHAAFHARMRAAPEVQQCYTLAGEWDYLVILCTTGVAHCREVADRLFMDEGNIKRYETRMVFDVVKSGLHVPTRVPVKRRK; from the coding sequence ATGCCCAAGACGCCGCTACTGCTGGATGAATTCGACCATCGCCTGCTGGAGCTGCTGCAGCGCGACTCGGCCGCGACCTTGACCACGCTGGGCGAGGCAGTCGGCCTGTCGGCCAGCGCGGTGCAGCGACGCATCACGCGCTATCGCAACCACGGGCTGATGCGCGAAGTCGCGGTGCTCGACTCCACGCTGCTCGGCACCACTACGCTGGCGACGGTGCTGGTGGCGATGGAGCGCGAATCGGCCAAGCTGCACGCCGCCTTCCACGCGCGCATGCGCGCAGCGCCCGAGGTGCAGCAGTGCTACACGCTCGCCGGCGAATGGGATTACCTGGTGATCCTGTGCACCACCGGCGTCGCGCATTGCCGCGAGGTCGCCGACCGGTTGTTCATGGACGAAGGCAACATCAAGCGCTACGAGACGCGAATGGTGTTCGATGTGGTCAAGTCGGGCCTGCATGTGCCGACGCGCGTGCCGGTGAAGCGGCGGAAGTAG
- the yedA gene encoding drug/metabolite exporter YedA, producing MSTATSTRDGAAPGALAVAFALASVYILWGSTYLAIRFALESYPPFLLGAGRMFLAGLIMYVVLRARGVASPTGRQWRTLWVLSIWMVLLSNGLVNLAETEVGSGLAAIAVASMPLFAGVFAMLRGRHPSKIEWVGLIIGFLGVLWLNAGGELSSSMLGLICLVIAPIAWAWGSIWSRDQDLPQPFMSAAGQMLTGSVWMLIAAVIHGERITQMPSMSATAAMFYLVVAGSIFGFTAYIWLLHHVRPALATSYAYVNPPIAVLFGALIGGERFTAHDLGAMAVILLGVVIITLSKARAAKPVAPAPSSASSSEPAA from the coding sequence ATGAGCACCGCTACATCCACCCGCGACGGGGCCGCGCCCGGCGCGCTGGCCGTCGCCTTCGCCCTGGCCTCGGTCTACATCCTCTGGGGCTCCACGTACCTGGCGATCCGTTTCGCGCTGGAGAGCTATCCGCCGTTCCTGCTCGGCGCCGGCCGCATGTTCCTCGCCGGGCTCATCATGTACGTCGTGCTGCGCGCACGCGGCGTCGCCTCGCCGACCGGCAGGCAATGGCGCACGCTCTGGGTGCTTTCCATCTGGATGGTGCTGCTGTCCAACGGGCTGGTGAACCTGGCCGAGACCGAAGTCGGCTCCGGCCTGGCCGCGATCGCGGTGGCCTCCATGCCACTGTTCGCCGGCGTCTTCGCGATGCTGCGCGGGCGGCATCCGTCGAAGATCGAGTGGGTCGGCCTGATCATCGGCTTCCTCGGCGTGCTCTGGCTCAACGCGGGCGGCGAGCTGTCGTCGTCGATGCTCGGCCTGATCTGCCTGGTGATCGCGCCGATCGCGTGGGCATGGGGCTCGATCTGGAGCCGCGACCAGGACCTGCCGCAGCCCTTCATGTCGGCCGCCGGCCAGATGCTCACCGGCAGCGTGTGGATGCTGATCGCCGCGGTGATCCACGGCGAGCGCATCACGCAGATGCCGTCGATGTCGGCCACCGCCGCGATGTTCTACCTCGTCGTCGCCGGTTCGATCTTCGGCTTCACCGCCTACATCTGGCTGCTGCACCACGTGCGCCCGGCGCTGGCGACCAGCTACGCCTACGTGAACCCGCCGATTGCGGTGCTGTTCGGCGCGCTCATCGGCGGCGAGCGCTTCACCGCGCACGACCTCGGCGCGATGGCGGTGATCCTGCTCGGCGTGGTGATCATCACGCTGTCGAAGGCGCGCGCTGCGAAGCCGGTCGCGCCCGCACCCTCGTCGGCGTCGTCCTCGGAGCCGGCGGCATGA
- the rarD gene encoding EamA family transporter RarD gives MSANHETRNGLWIAAASFVLWGLMPLYWHLLKNVPSLQIVLHRIVWSALLVAAWLAWKQGRGWLKATLARPRAAWMLALSGVLIAFNWGLYIWAVNAGHVVESSLGYFINPLISVVMGVVFLHERLNRVQWLSVAIAASGVAWLTWQYGQPPWIALGLALSFGLYGLIRKLVAVDAVSGLAVEGVYLFLPALALLLWSETHGAGGFGGGYGIVADGLLIFAGVLTALPLIGFAYAVRRAPLSVVGLMQYIAPTIQFLLGVLFFNEAFDRDRATGFVFIWIALAIFAGEGLWRARRQAALPAAA, from the coding sequence ATGAGTGCCAACCACGAAACGCGCAACGGCCTGTGGATCGCCGCCGCATCCTTCGTGCTGTGGGGGCTGATGCCGCTGTACTGGCACCTGCTCAAGAACGTGCCGTCGCTGCAGATCGTGCTGCACCGGATCGTGTGGAGCGCGCTGCTGGTCGCCGCGTGGCTCGCCTGGAAGCAGGGCCGCGGCTGGTTGAAGGCGACGCTCGCCCGGCCGCGCGCGGCATGGATGCTCGCGTTGAGCGGCGTGCTCATCGCGTTCAACTGGGGCCTTTACATCTGGGCGGTGAACGCCGGCCACGTGGTCGAAAGCAGCTTGGGCTACTTCATCAACCCGCTGATCAGCGTGGTGATGGGCGTGGTGTTCCTGCACGAGCGGCTCAACCGCGTGCAATGGCTGTCGGTCGCCATCGCGGCCAGCGGCGTCGCGTGGCTCACGTGGCAGTACGGGCAGCCGCCGTGGATCGCCCTCGGCCTCGCGCTGTCGTTCGGCCTGTACGGGCTGATCCGCAAACTGGTCGCGGTGGATGCCGTGAGCGGCCTCGCGGTCGAAGGCGTCTACCTGTTCCTGCCCGCGCTCGCGCTGCTGCTGTGGAGCGAGACGCATGGCGCCGGTGGCTTCGGCGGCGGTTACGGGATCGTCGCCGACGGGTTGCTGATCTTCGCCGGCGTGCTGACCGCGCTGCCGCTGATCGGTTTCGCTTACGCGGTGCGTCGCGCGCCGCTGTCGGTCGTCGGGCTGATGCAGTACATCGCGCCGACGATCCAGTTCCTGCTCGGCGTGCTGTTCTTCAACGAGGCGTTCGATCGCGATCGCGCGACGGGCTTCGTCTTCATCTGGATTGCGTTGGCGATCTTCGCCGGCGAAGGATTGTGGCGGGCGCGACGCCAGGCGGCGCTTCCGGCCGCCGCTTGA
- a CDS encoding DinB family protein, which yields MDKTTLNALALFPLQLEAHYKAIPASHRHWTPASWDGIPSEHFTAIEQLCHVRDIEIEGYQERIRRTLDEAHPLLPSIDSEPLAIERRYGDADADAVLQAFRDARARTVETIARLDDAQLARTAEFEGYGPLTLRSLVHYLCSHDQQHLAGLQWLLGKIEAERVGQPGARP from the coding sequence ATGGACAAGACCACGCTGAACGCGCTCGCGCTGTTTCCGCTGCAGCTGGAGGCGCACTACAAGGCGATTCCCGCCTCGCACCGCCATTGGACGCCGGCGAGCTGGGACGGCATCCCGAGCGAGCACTTCACCGCGATCGAGCAGCTGTGCCACGTGCGCGACATCGAGATCGAGGGGTACCAGGAACGCATCCGCCGCACGCTGGACGAAGCGCATCCGCTGCTGCCGTCGATCGACAGCGAACCGCTCGCGATCGAGCGCCGCTACGGCGACGCCGATGCCGACGCGGTGCTGCAGGCGTTTCGGGATGCGCGTGCGCGCACGGTGGAAACCATCGCGCGGCTGGACGACGCGCAGCTCGCGCGCACGGCGGAGTTCGAGGGTTACGGCCCGCTGACGTTGCGAAGCCTCGTGCACTATCTGTGCAGCCACGACCAGCAGCATCTGGCGGGCTTGCAGTGGTTGTTGGGGAAGATCGAAGCGGAGCGGGTAGGGCAGCCGGGTGCCCGGCCCTAG
- a CDS encoding ABC transporter permease has translation MSRARKWLSNAGVLLALIAGLVVWVMLPWYTVLALVVFLALWLALTRSGRLTLEAARIGISSLPQRWGASSVIVVGIAGVVGVLVAMLAMGAGFESTLKQTGNDSTAIILRGGSQAETNSVITRDQVPLVSALAGIARGADGRPAVSPELSQVVNMVTRADHTDANAQLRGVGEAAFALRPQVKITEGRRFESGKRELIIGQGARKQYVDQQFNDLKPGTQIELANQVWTVVGFFASGDSHDSELWADAETLASTYRRTAYQSITVKLDGKDGFNKLKASMAADPRLKLDVDTTRHYYAKQSENLSRFLRVLGIVIGAIMAVGAVFGALNTMYAAVAGRAREIATMRAIGFRGLPVVVAVMLETMLLALIGGLIGGLIAWLVFNGYSVSTLGNNFSQVMFQFKVSPDLLWNGIKWALGIGLVGGLFPALRAARLPVTEALRAA, from the coding sequence ATGAGCCGTGCAAGGAAGTGGTTGAGCAACGCCGGCGTGCTGCTGGCGCTGATCGCGGGCCTGGTCGTGTGGGTGATGCTGCCGTGGTACACGGTGCTCGCGCTGGTGGTGTTCCTGGCGTTGTGGCTGGCGCTGACGCGCTCCGGCCGCCTGACGCTGGAAGCGGCGCGCATCGGCATCTCGAGCCTGCCGCAGCGTTGGGGCGCATCGAGCGTGATCGTGGTCGGCATCGCCGGCGTGGTCGGCGTGCTGGTCGCAATGCTGGCGATGGGCGCGGGCTTCGAGTCCACGCTCAAGCAGACGGGCAACGACAGTACCGCGATCATCCTGCGTGGCGGTTCGCAGGCGGAGACCAATTCGGTCATCACCCGCGACCAGGTGCCGCTGGTCAGCGCGCTGGCGGGCATCGCACGCGGTGCCGACGGTCGCCCGGCGGTGTCGCCGGAGCTGTCGCAGGTGGTCAACATGGTCACGCGCGCGGACCACACCGATGCCAATGCGCAGCTGCGCGGTGTCGGCGAGGCGGCGTTCGCGCTGCGTCCGCAGGTGAAGATCACCGAAGGCCGTCGTTTCGAATCGGGCAAGCGCGAGCTGATCATCGGCCAGGGCGCACGCAAGCAGTATGTCGACCAGCAGTTCAACGACCTCAAGCCGGGCACGCAGATCGAGCTGGCGAACCAGGTGTGGACCGTGGTCGGCTTCTTCGCGTCGGGCGACTCGCATGACTCGGAACTGTGGGCCGACGCGGAAACGCTGGCCTCGACGTACCGCCGCACCGCGTACCAGTCGATCACCGTGAAGCTCGACGGCAAGGACGGCTTCAACAAGCTCAAGGCCTCGATGGCCGCCGACCCGCGCCTGAAGCTCGACGTCGACACCACGCGCCATTACTACGCCAAGCAGTCGGAGAACCTCAGCCGGTTCCTGAGGGTGCTGGGCATCGTGATCGGCGCGATCATGGCCGTGGGCGCGGTGTTCGGCGCGCTCAACACGATGTACGCCGCCGTCGCCGGCCGCGCGCGGGAGATCGCAACGATGCGCGCGATCGGCTTCCGCGGCTTGCCGGTGGTGGTCGCGGTGATGCTGGAAACGATGCTGCTGGCGCTGATCGGCGGCTTGATCGGCGGCCTGATCGCGTGGCTGGTGTTCAACGGCTACAGCGTGTCCACGCTGGGCAACAACTTCAGCCAGGTGATGTTCCAGTTCAAGGTGTCGCCGGACCTGCTGTGGAACGGCATCAAGTGGGCGCTGGGCATCGGCCTGGTCGGCGGGTTGTTCCCGGCGCTGCGCGCGGCGCGTTTGCCGGTGACGGAGGCATTGCGCGCGGCGTGA
- a CDS encoding ABC transporter permease: protein MKYLHLIWAALFRSKTRTFLTLLSVVTAFLLFGMLDSVRVAFNTSANVAGTNRLITTSKLSITSSLPYRLQSQIESVPGVKKASYATWFGGIYQDPKNFFPNFAVGPGYMELYPEYVVPPEQLKAFYATQDGAIVGEALASKHGWKIGDTIPLQATIFPTKGSNNWNFKLVAIYRVNDNKRKGEENSLMFNWKYFDEANDYIKGQVHWYVIDVANADQSNQVAQAIDKLSDNSDHETKTQTEAAFNQAFFKQIGDIGMIVTSIMGAVFFTLLLLTGNTMAQAVRERIPELAVLKTIGFTNRSVLWLVLAEATLLVVLGGLIGLGLAALIMPGVSSASRGLIQLPSVPAATWGLGLALMLIIGVVVGLLPALRAMRLNIVDALAGR, encoded by the coding sequence ATGAAATACCTGCACCTGATCTGGGCCGCGCTGTTTCGAAGCAAGACGCGCACCTTCCTGACGCTGTTGTCGGTGGTCACGGCATTCCTGCTGTTCGGCATGCTCGACTCGGTCCGCGTGGCGTTCAACACCAGCGCCAACGTGGCCGGCACCAACCGGCTCATCACCACCTCCAAGCTGTCGATCACCTCGTCGCTGCCGTATCGGCTGCAGTCGCAGATCGAAAGCGTGCCAGGCGTGAAGAAGGCGTCCTACGCGACGTGGTTCGGCGGCATCTACCAGGATCCGAAGAACTTCTTCCCCAACTTCGCCGTCGGCCCGGGCTACATGGAGCTGTACCCGGAATACGTCGTGCCGCCGGAGCAGCTCAAGGCGTTCTACGCCACGCAGGACGGCGCGATCGTCGGCGAGGCGCTGGCCAGCAAGCACGGCTGGAAGATCGGCGACACGATCCCGCTGCAGGCGACGATCTTCCCGACCAAGGGCAGCAACAACTGGAACTTCAAGCTCGTCGCGATCTATCGCGTGAACGACAACAAGCGCAAGGGCGAGGAGAACTCGCTCATGTTCAACTGGAAGTACTTCGACGAAGCCAACGACTACATCAAGGGCCAGGTGCACTGGTACGTGATCGACGTGGCGAACGCCGACCAGTCCAACCAGGTGGCGCAGGCGATCGACAAGCTGTCGGACAACTCCGACCACGAAACCAAGACGCAGACCGAAGCGGCCTTCAACCAGGCGTTCTTCAAGCAGATCGGCGACATCGGGATGATCGTGACCTCGATCATGGGCGCGGTGTTCTTCACCCTGCTGCTGCTCACCGGCAACACGATGGCGCAGGCGGTGCGCGAGCGCATCCCGGAACTGGCGGTGCTCAAGACCATCGGCTTCACCAACCGCAGCGTGCTGTGGCTGGTGCTGGCCGAAGCGACGCTGCTGGTGGTGCTGGGCGGGCTGATCGGGCTTGGGCTGGCGGCGCTGATCATGCCGGGCGTCAGTTCGGCCAGCCGCGGCCTGATCCAGTTGCCGAGCGTGCCGGCGGCGACGTGGGGCCTGGGGCTGGCGCTGATGCTGATCATCGGCGTGGTCGTCGGCCTGCTGCCGGCGCTGCGTGCGATGCGCCTGAACATCGTCGATGCCCTCGCGGGCCGCTGA